One segment of Stappia sp. 28M-7 DNA contains the following:
- a CDS encoding glycosyltransferase family 2 protein yields the protein MPGDGIQHTGEADATAPLAAARLSVVLPTYNERDNLPVLIDRLDAALAGIAWEAIVVDDNSPDGTADVARAIAARDPRVRVIRRVGRRGLSGACVEGMLASSADYVAVMDADLQHDETLLPKMQAALSNGAADLAVASRHVEGGDVGTGLSGVRASGSGLANRLARVLLKVTLSDPMSGFFMIRRSEVERLAPGLSSQGFKILLDIVATARGSLRIVELPFVFRERLHGESKLDTLVALDFLGLILSKLVGDLVSIRFLMFMLVGASGVLVHMAALFAMMELGGLSFPVAQTAATFVAMTTNFWLNNRLTYRDRRLRGFAALRGLFTFYVVCSVGVVANVGVASLVYQEDAGRILIGLAGLAGAVMGAVWNYAASSVLTWRKA from the coding sequence ATGCCGGGCGACGGCATTCAGCACACGGGCGAGGCCGACGCTACGGCGCCGCTAGCCGCAGCACGGCTTTCGGTCGTGCTGCCGACCTACAACGAACGCGACAACCTGCCCGTCCTGATCGACCGGCTCGACGCCGCGCTTGCCGGCATCGCCTGGGAGGCGATCGTCGTCGATGACAATTCGCCGGACGGCACCGCAGACGTCGCCCGCGCCATCGCCGCGCGCGACCCGCGGGTGCGCGTCATCCGCCGTGTCGGGCGGCGCGGCCTGTCGGGCGCCTGCGTCGAGGGCATGCTGGCCTCCTCCGCCGACTATGTGGCGGTGATGGATGCCGACCTGCAGCACGACGAGACCTTGCTGCCGAAGATGCAGGCGGCCCTGTCCAACGGTGCGGCCGACCTTGCGGTGGCCAGCCGCCATGTGGAAGGCGGCGACGTGGGCACCGGCCTTTCGGGCGTGCGCGCCTCCGGCTCGGGCCTTGCCAACCGGCTGGCGCGGGTGCTGCTGAAGGTGACCTTGTCCGACCCGATGAGCGGCTTCTTCATGATCCGCCGGTCCGAGGTCGAGCGACTGGCGCCCGGCCTTTCGTCGCAGGGATTCAAGATCCTGCTCGACATCGTCGCCACCGCGCGCGGCTCCTTGCGCATCGTCGAGCTTCCCTTCGTCTTTCGCGAGCGCCTGCATGGCGAGAGCAAGCTCGACACGCTGGTGGCGCTCGACTTCCTGGGGCTCATCTTGTCCAAGCTCGTCGGAGACCTGGTCTCGATCCGCTTCCTGATGTTCATGCTGGTCGGCGCGTCCGGCGTCCTGGTCCACATGGCGGCGCTGTTCGCCATGATGGAGCTGGGCGGCCTGTCCTTCCCGGTGGCGCAGACGGCGGCGACCTTCGTCGCCATGACCACGAACTTCTGGCTCAACAACCGCCTGACCTATCGCGACCGCCGGCTGCGGGGCTTTGCGGCCCTGCGCGGCCTCTTCACCTTCTACGTGGTGTGCAGCGTCGGCGTCGTCGCCAATGTCGGCGTCGCCTCGCTGGTCTATCAGGAAGACGCAGGACGCATCCTGATCGGGCTTGCGGGCCTGGCCGGCGCGGTCATGGGCGCGGTGTGGAACTATGCCGCAAGCTCGGTGCTGACCTGGCGCAAGGCCTGA
- the groES gene encoding co-chaperone GroES, translating into MKFRPLHDRVVVRRVDSEAKTAGGIIIPDTAKEKPQEGEVVAVGPGGRKDNGDLIALDVKAGDRVLFGKWSGTEVKIDGEDLLIMKESDIMGVVG; encoded by the coding sequence ATGAAGTTCCGTCCTCTGCATGATCGCGTCGTCGTTCGCCGCGTCGACTCCGAAGCGAAGACCGCCGGTGGCATCATCATCCCGGACACCGCCAAGGAAAAGCCGCAGGAAGGCGAAGTCGTCGCCGTCGGCCCAGGTGGCCGCAAGGACAATGGCGATCTGATCGCCCTGGACGTCAAGGCTGGCGATCGCGTGCTGTTCGGCAAGTGGTCGGGCACCGAAGTCAAGATCGACGGCGAAGACCTTCTGATCATGAAGGAAAGCGACATCATGGGCGTGGTCGGCTAA
- the hisS gene encoding histidine--tRNA ligase produces the protein MAKNKPSKLKARLPRGFVDRSAADIRATEAMLAKIREVYERYGFDPVETPAFEYTDCLGKFLPDTDRPNAGVFSVQDDDEQWMSLRYDLTAPLARHVAENINEIQLPFRSYRAGWVFRNEKPGPGRFRQFMQFDADSVGAPGVQADAEMCMMMADTMEALGIPRGSYVIRVNNRKVLDGVMEAIGLGGEENAERRLTVLRAIDKLDKFGIEGVRLLLGEGRKDESGDFTKGAGLSNEQIDRLLPVIMGFRVAVPKAEGSELPFDDMILNEDTGNFSDNVATCERLVAEATNDIEREGAEELLAISRLVSAAGYGTKRILVDTSVVRGLEYYTGPVYEAELLFDVTNEKGEVVQFGSVGGGGRYDGLIKRFTGRDVPATGFSIGVSRLMTALKNLKKLQADEVVAPVLVTVMDGDTASLARYQKMTQDLRAAGIRAEMYQGNWKKFGNQLKYADRRGCPLAIIQGGDERAEGTVQIKDLIEGARLAGEIEDNVTWRESRPAQVSIPEADIVATVRRMLAEQAEDRARQNGDAGAAQ, from the coding sequence ATGGCCAAGAACAAACCGTCCAAGCTGAAGGCCCGCCTGCCGCGGGGCTTCGTCGACCGCTCGGCCGCCGACATCCGCGCCACAGAGGCGATGCTGGCGAAGATCCGCGAGGTCTACGAGCGCTACGGCTTCGATCCGGTCGAGACGCCGGCCTTCGAATATACCGATTGCCTCGGCAAGTTCCTGCCCGACACCGACCGGCCGAATGCCGGTGTCTTTTCGGTGCAGGACGACGACGAGCAGTGGATGAGCCTGCGCTACGATCTCACCGCGCCGCTCGCCCGCCATGTGGCGGAGAACATCAACGAGATCCAGCTTCCGTTCCGCAGCTACCGCGCCGGCTGGGTGTTCCGCAACGAGAAGCCGGGACCGGGCCGCTTCCGCCAGTTCATGCAGTTCGATGCCGACAGCGTCGGCGCGCCGGGCGTCCAGGCGGATGCCGAGATGTGCATGATGATGGCCGACACGATGGAGGCCCTCGGCATTCCGCGCGGCTCCTATGTCATCCGCGTCAACAACCGCAAGGTGCTCGACGGCGTGATGGAGGCTATCGGCCTCGGCGGCGAGGAGAATGCCGAGCGCCGGCTGACCGTGCTGCGCGCCATCGACAAGCTCGACAAGTTCGGCATCGAGGGCGTGCGCCTGCTGCTGGGCGAGGGCCGCAAGGACGAGAGCGGCGACTTCACCAAGGGCGCCGGGCTAAGCAACGAGCAGATCGACCGACTGTTGCCCGTAATCATGGGCTTCAGGGTTGCTGTGCCCAAGGCGGAGGGGTCCGAACTCCCCTTTGATGACATGATCCTGAACGAGGACACGGGCAACTTCTCTGACAATGTCGCTACTTGCGAAAGGCTGGTCGCCGAGGCGACCAACGACATTGAACGGGAAGGAGCAGAGGAACTGCTCGCAATCAGCCGGCTTGTCTCGGCGGCTGGCTATGGCACCAAACGCATTTTGGTTGATACCTCCGTCGTTCGCGGTCTCGAATACTATACCGGCCCGGTCTACGAGGCCGAGCTGCTGTTCGACGTCACCAACGAGAAGGGCGAGGTCGTGCAGTTCGGCTCCGTCGGCGGCGGCGGGCGCTATGACGGGCTCATCAAACGCTTCACCGGTCGCGACGTGCCGGCGACCGGCTTTTCCATCGGCGTCTCGCGCCTGATGACGGCGCTGAAGAACCTCAAGAAGCTTCAGGCCGACGAGGTCGTGGCTCCCGTGCTGGTCACGGTGATGGACGGCGATACGGCAAGCCTTGCCCGCTACCAGAAGATGACGCAGGACCTGCGCGCCGCCGGCATCCGCGCCGAGATGTACCAGGGCAACTGGAAGAAGTTCGGCAACCAGCTGAAATATGCCGACCGCCGCGGCTGCCCGCTTGCGATCATCCAGGGCGGCGACGAGCGCGCCGAAGGCACTGTCCAGATCAAGGACCTGATCGAGGGCGCCCGCCTTGCTGGCGAGATCGAGGACAATGTGACCTGGCGCGAAAGCCGCCCGGCGCAGGTCAGCATCCCCGAGGCCGACATCGTCGCCACCGTGCGGCGGATGCTGGCCGAGCAGGCCGAGGACCGCGCCCGGCAGAATGGCGACGCGGGGGCGGCCCAGTGA
- a CDS encoding ATP phosphoribosyltransferase regulatory subunit, protein MSPAKSPTGPQAARYAALTALFETAGFPAVEPAILQPTSLFLDLIGEDIRGRMYLTSDAAGEELCLRPDYTIPVCRAHLDGPGATTPARYSYCGPVFRQRREGAGEFMQAGVECFGRPDEAEADAHVLALALESLVTLGVNDATIQIGDEALFRAVLDGLGLAPVWHRRLGELFGERDRLDAAIAAMTGGVPDGAMPAPALMRALDGVDPATAQEAVAELLRLSGLRPVAGRSAADIAGRLLEQAALATHDSGTDRAAELLSAFLSIRGRPREAVTALEGFAARSGLDLAPALAGFTARLDALETAGVDVANLEFSADFGRRLDYYTGFVFEIHSASRKDAGQIVGGGRYDRLLALLGAETHIPATGFSIWLDRI, encoded by the coding sequence GTGAGCCCCGCCAAGAGCCCCACCGGGCCGCAGGCCGCGCGCTACGCGGCCCTGACCGCCCTGTTCGAGACCGCCGGCTTTCCCGCTGTTGAGCCGGCGATCCTGCAGCCGACCAGTCTGTTTCTCGACCTGATCGGCGAAGACATCCGCGGCCGCATGTACCTGACCTCGGATGCGGCCGGCGAGGAGCTGTGCCTGCGTCCGGACTACACGATCCCGGTCTGCCGTGCCCATCTCGACGGCCCCGGCGCGACCACCCCGGCGCGCTACTCCTATTGCGGCCCGGTGTTCCGCCAGCGCCGTGAGGGCGCGGGCGAGTTCATGCAGGCCGGCGTCGAGTGCTTCGGCCGGCCGGACGAGGCCGAGGCCGATGCGCATGTGCTGGCGCTGGCGCTGGAGAGCCTTGTAACGCTCGGCGTCAATGATGCGACGATCCAGATCGGCGACGAGGCGCTGTTCCGCGCTGTGCTCGACGGGCTGGGCCTTGCGCCCGTGTGGCATCGCCGTCTCGGTGAGCTGTTCGGCGAGCGCGACCGGCTGGACGCGGCCATCGCCGCCATGACGGGCGGCGTGCCGGATGGCGCCATGCCGGCGCCCGCCCTGATGCGCGCGCTCGATGGTGTCGATCCTGCGACGGCGCAGGAGGCCGTTGCCGAGCTGCTGCGGCTTTCAGGCCTGCGCCCGGTCGCCGGCCGCAGTGCCGCCGACATTGCCGGCCGGCTGCTGGAACAGGCGGCGCTCGCCACTCATGACAGCGGCACCGACCGGGCAGCCGAGCTGCTCTCCGCGTTCCTGTCGATCCGCGGGCGTCCGCGCGAGGCGGTGACGGCGCTGGAAGGCTTCGCAGCCCGCTCGGGGCTGGATCTGGCCCCGGCACTTGCCGGCTTCACGGCCCGGCTGGATGCGCTCGAGACGGCCGGCGTCGATGTGGCGAACCTCGAGTTCTCCGCCGATTTCGGCCGTCGGCTCGACTACTACACGGGCTTCGTCTTCGAGATCCATTCGGCCTCGCGCAAGGACGCTGGCCAGATCGTCGGCGGCGGCCGCTACGACCGCCTGCTCGCCCTGCTCGGCGCCGAGACCCACATCCCGGCGACCGGCTTTTCCATCTGGCTCGACCGGATCTGA
- a CDS encoding SlyX family protein, with amino-acid sequence MDRETLARIERLEEQLAFQTRTVEELNEVVTRQADQIDALNRRLTAVVEHVEELEDAAAGNVPVTKPPHY; translated from the coding sequence ATGGACCGCGAAACGCTAGCCCGTATCGAGCGGCTGGAAGAGCAGCTCGCCTTCCAGACGCGCACCGTCGAGGAGCTGAACGAGGTGGTGACCCGCCAGGCCGACCAGATCGACGCGTTGAACCGCCGCCTGACGGCCGTGGTCGAGCATGTCGAGGAGCTGGAGGACGCGGCCGCCGGCAATGTGCCGGTGACCAAGCCGCCGCACTACTGA
- the hisG gene encoding ATP phosphoribosyltransferase, with protein MTHSPETAAQPLIIAVPSKGRLQDNTHDFFARAGLPVGRPGGARNYRGRLGRFAASEVEIAFLSASEIARELSTGQAHLGVTGLDLVHETISQPEELVHVVTPLGFGFADVVVAAPDAWIDVSTMADLVDVASHFRARNGGRLRVATKYVALTRAFFAQHGLSDYRIVESAGATEGAPAAGTAELVVDITTTGSTLAANNLKVLDDGVILKSQAHLVASLKAEWTPAQLAAARVILDRIAAEERARSHREIRALVQAPELTARTAAEQFGAVAPFGTQVGQPLLLHCPADRAADCATLLRDHGAPHVSVTTLDYVFGTHNPLYDPLAARVGA; from the coding sequence ATGACCCATTCGCCGGAAACCGCTGCCCAGCCGCTGATCATCGCGGTGCCCTCCAAGGGACGGCTGCAGGACAACACCCACGACTTCTTTGCTCGCGCCGGCCTGCCGGTCGGCCGTCCGGGCGGGGCGCGCAACTATCGCGGCCGGCTCGGCCGCTTTGCCGCCTCCGAGGTCGAGATCGCCTTCCTGTCGGCCTCCGAGATCGCCCGCGAGCTCAGCACCGGGCAGGCGCATCTGGGCGTCACCGGCCTCGATCTCGTGCACGAGACGATCTCGCAGCCCGAGGAGCTGGTGCATGTGGTGACGCCGCTCGGCTTCGGCTTCGCCGATGTGGTCGTGGCTGCGCCCGATGCCTGGATCGACGTGTCGACCATGGCCGATCTTGTCGATGTCGCCTCGCATTTCCGCGCGCGCAATGGCGGGCGGCTGCGCGTTGCCACCAAGTATGTGGCGCTGACACGGGCCTTCTTCGCGCAGCACGGCCTGTCCGATTACCGGATCGTGGAAAGCGCGGGCGCGACCGAGGGCGCACCGGCCGCCGGCACGGCGGAGCTGGTCGTCGACATCACCACCACCGGCTCGACGCTTGCCGCCAACAATCTCAAGGTGCTGGACGACGGCGTCATCCTGAAGAGCCAGGCGCATCTCGTCGCCTCGCTGAAGGCCGAGTGGACGCCGGCGCAGCTCGCCGCCGCGCGGGTCATCCTCGACCGGATCGCGGCCGAGGAGCGGGCCCGGTCGCATCGCGAGATCCGCGCGCTGGTGCAGGCGCCGGAACTGACCGCCCGCACGGCGGCCGAGCAGTTCGGCGCGGTCGCGCCCTTCGGCACGCAGGTCGGCCAGCCCCTGCTGCTGCACTGCCCGGCGGATCGCGCCGCCGACTGCGCGACGTTGCTGCGCGACCACGGCGCGCCGCATGTCAGCGTCACGACGCTCGACTACGTGTTCGGCACCCACAATCCGCTCTACGACCCTCTGGCGGCCCGCGTCGGCGCGTGA
- a CDS encoding glycosyltransferase family 39 protein — MAGLAPNKAAQKPGGTATDTLPLWLRPLPLALLVAGLTVLRLLVAADAGLAEDEAYYRLWGLFPATGYYDHPPMVAWFAFLGQSLFGDTALGLRFMSVLSAAIGSAALWRTGQLLYGARVAGLAVLFLNASPLIGVGSLLATPDAPSVLFWGLAIWALAELTASENPWWWLAVGVFAGLGLNAKYSVLFLGAGIVLYLVFVPQARRWWGAWQLWAGGLLAALLVAPVVGWNAAHEWASFTKQFGRAVPEGWSSRYLPEFLGALIGLANPLVAVLAGIGVVRIVRAALRGEAAGGLLLWTSLPFLVYLLAHSLHSRVQGNWPAPLFPAIALAAALVAANPPPRPGTRFWQRFSAVAVVLGLAVSLVVYVHAVAPLTGAFARKDPTHQTRGWNEIGSALKTLASEQGAAWIATNAYSLNAQLSWQLDKEMPVEQVDQRIRYAMRPDPDAGTLAQPALFVAEERRDPGLERLSARFAEVERVAVLTRSSRGTPIENLIVYRVAEPLAGGPLDPVYPLP, encoded by the coding sequence ATGGCGGGACTGGCCCCCAACAAAGCGGCGCAAAAGCCGGGCGGCACGGCAACGGACACGCTGCCCCTGTGGCTGCGCCCCCTGCCCCTCGCCCTTCTCGTGGCGGGCCTCACCGTGCTGCGACTGCTGGTCGCCGCCGATGCCGGCCTTGCCGAAGACGAGGCCTATTACAGGCTCTGGGGTCTTTTTCCCGCCACCGGCTATTACGACCATCCGCCGATGGTCGCCTGGTTCGCCTTCCTCGGACAATCGCTGTTCGGCGACACCGCGCTCGGCCTGCGTTTCATGTCGGTCCTGTCGGCCGCCATCGGCTCGGCCGCGCTGTGGCGCACCGGGCAGCTGCTCTATGGCGCGCGCGTTGCCGGCCTTGCGGTCCTGTTCCTCAACGCCAGCCCGCTGATCGGCGTCGGCAGCCTGCTGGCAACGCCCGATGCACCGTCCGTGCTGTTCTGGGGCCTTGCCATCTGGGCGCTGGCGGAGCTGACGGCGAGCGAGAACCCCTGGTGGTGGCTGGCGGTAGGCGTCTTCGCCGGGCTGGGCCTCAACGCCAAGTATTCGGTGCTGTTTCTCGGCGCCGGCATCGTGCTCTATCTCGTCTTCGTGCCGCAGGCGCGCCGCTGGTGGGGCGCCTGGCAACTCTGGGCCGGCGGGCTGCTCGCCGCCCTCCTGGTAGCACCGGTGGTCGGCTGGAACGCGGCGCATGAATGGGCCTCCTTCACCAAGCAGTTCGGCCGTGCCGTACCGGAGGGCTGGAGCTCGCGCTACCTGCCGGAATTCCTGGGCGCGCTCATCGGCCTTGCCAATCCGCTCGTCGCCGTGCTTGCCGGCATCGGCGTCGTGCGCATCGTCCGCGCCGCCCTGCGGGGCGAGGCGGCCGGCGGCCTGCTGCTGTGGACCAGCCTGCCTTTCCTGGTCTATCTGCTGGCGCATTCGCTGCATTCGCGCGTGCAGGGCAACTGGCCCGCGCCGCTGTTTCCGGCCATCGCCCTTGCCGCCGCGCTGGTCGCGGCAAACCCGCCGCCGCGGCCGGGCACAAGGTTCTGGCAGCGCTTCTCCGCTGTTGCCGTGGTGCTCGGGCTTGCCGTGTCGCTGGTCGTCTATGTCCATGCGGTGGCACCGTTGACCGGCGCCTTCGCGCGCAAGGACCCGACGCACCAGACCCGCGGCTGGAACGAGATCGGGTCGGCGCTGAAGACCCTTGCGAGCGAACAGGGCGCGGCATGGATCGCCACCAACGCCTACAGCCTCAATGCCCAGCTCTCCTGGCAGCTCGACAAGGAAATGCCGGTGGAACAGGTCGACCAGCGCATCCGTTACGCGATGCGGCCCGATCCGGACGCCGGCACGTTGGCACAGCCGGCGCTGTTCGTTGCCGAGGAACGGCGGGATCCCGGCCTTGAGCGCCTCTCGGCCCGCTTTGCCGAGGTGGAGCGCGTCGCCGTGCTCACCCGCAGCTCGCGCGGCACGCCCATCGAGAACCTGATCGTCTACCGGGTCGCCGAACCGCTCGCGGGCGGGCCTTTGGATCCCGTCTACCCGCTGCCGTGA
- a CDS encoding ChbG/HpnK family deacetylase, with protein MKRILLTSADYGLAFGVDRALRELISAGALSAVGCLVVSDLWSREYLPLRDTVDNVRHRTLVGLTLTLTRPFAPLSVRARSQFGNGFPKARWWRLRGALRLLPDEMLAEEVEAQITCFEEFYQRPADFLHVADELLAVPAVARVVLKQVTVRRWPPRIVMPQLTPRAAARFTRTVRDAGLKVLERGPDFPDAIDEAPHVQHLRRGLNGLADRTVVFCRPGEVDDRLRRVEPRARLDTRSAQFAFFKGDTFPLLLMEKDIFLY; from the coding sequence ATGAAACGGATCCTCCTCACGTCAGCAGATTACGGCCTGGCCTTCGGTGTCGACCGGGCCTTGCGCGAGCTGATCTCGGCCGGCGCGCTCTCTGCCGTGGGATGTCTCGTCGTCTCCGACCTGTGGTCGCGCGAGTACCTGCCGCTGCGCGATACGGTCGACAATGTCCGCCATCGCACCCTGGTCGGGTTGACGCTGACGCTGACCCGCCCCTTCGCGCCGCTCTCCGTGCGGGCGCGCAGCCAGTTCGGCAACGGCTTTCCAAAGGCGCGCTGGTGGCGCCTGCGGGGCGCGCTGCGCCTGCTTCCCGACGAGATGCTGGCCGAGGAGGTGGAAGCGCAGATCACCTGTTTCGAGGAGTTCTACCAGCGCCCGGCCGACTTCCTGCATGTGGCCGACGAGCTGCTTGCCGTGCCCGCCGTCGCGCGGGTCGTGTTGAAGCAGGTGACCGTGCGCCGCTGGCCGCCGCGCATCGTGATGCCGCAGCTCACCCCGCGTGCCGCCGCGCGCTTCACCCGCACGGTGCGGGACGCGGGGCTCAAGGTGCTGGAGCGCGGGCCCGACTTTCCCGATGCCATCGACGAGGCTCCCCATGTCCAGCACCTGCGGCGCGGGCTCAACGGGCTCGCCGACCGCACCGTCGTCTTCTGCCGACCGGGCGAAGTCGACGACCGGCTGCGGCGGGTGGAGCCGCGTGCGCGCCTCGACACGCGCAGCGCCCAGTTCGCCTTTTTCAAGGGCGATACGTTTCCGCTGCTGCTGATGGAGAAGGACATCTTCCTGTACTGA
- the groL gene encoding chaperonin GroEL (60 kDa chaperone family; promotes refolding of misfolded polypeptides especially under stressful conditions; forms two stacked rings of heptamers to form a barrel-shaped 14mer; ends can be capped by GroES; misfolded proteins enter the barrel where they are refolded when GroES binds), with protein sequence MAAKDVKFSSDARDRMLRGVDILANAVKVTLGPKGRNVVIDKAFGAPRITKDGVSVAKEIELEDKFENMGAQMVREVASKTNDIAGDGTTTATVLAQAIVREGVKAVAAGMNPMDLKRGVDLAAQTAVKDLEARSKKISTSAEVAQVGTISANGDTQIGEDIASAMQRVGNEGVITVEEAKSLETELEVVEGMQFDRGYLSPYFVTNAEKMVAELEKPYILLHEKKLSNLQAMLPILEAVVQSSRPLLIIAEDVEGEALATLVVNKLRGGLKIAAVKAPGFGDRRKAMLEDIAVLTGGTVISEDLGIKLENVTLDMLGTAEKVSITKENTTIVDGAGDKADIEGRVAQIKAQIEETTSDYDREKLQERLAKLAGGVAVIRVGGATEVEVKEKKDRVDDALNATRAAVEEGIVPGGGVALLRAKKAVEALTSDNPDIMAGIKIVLRALEAPIRQIATNAGVEGSIVVGKILENNDETFGFNAQTEKYVNMVETGIIDPTKVVRTALQDAASIAGLLITTEAMVAELPKKDAPAPAMPGGGMGGMDF encoded by the coding sequence ATGGCTGCCAAAGACGTCAAGTTCTCTTCCGACGCCCGCGACCGCATGCTGCGCGGCGTGGACATCCTCGCCAACGCCGTCAAGGTGACGCTCGGCCCGAAGGGCCGCAACGTTGTCATCGACAAGGCCTTCGGCGCCCCGCGCATCACCAAGGACGGCGTCTCCGTCGCCAAGGAAATCGAGCTTGAGGACAAGTTCGAGAACATGGGCGCGCAGATGGTCCGCGAAGTCGCGTCGAAGACCAACGACATCGCCGGCGACGGCACGACCACCGCGACCGTCCTGGCCCAGGCCATCGTCCGTGAGGGCGTCAAGGCCGTTGCCGCCGGCATGAACCCGATGGACCTGAAGCGCGGCGTCGACCTGGCTGCCCAGACCGCCGTCAAGGACCTCGAGGCCCGCTCCAAGAAGATCTCCACCTCCGCCGAAGTGGCGCAGGTCGGCACGATCTCGGCCAACGGCGACACCCAGATCGGTGAGGACATCGCCAGCGCGATGCAGCGCGTCGGCAACGAGGGCGTGATCACCGTCGAGGAAGCCAAGTCGCTCGAGACCGAGCTCGAGGTCGTCGAGGGCATGCAGTTCGACCGCGGCTACCTGTCGCCCTACTTCGTGACCAACGCCGAGAAGATGGTCGCCGAGCTGGAGAAGCCGTACATCCTGCTGCACGAGAAGAAGCTCTCGAACCTGCAGGCCATGCTGCCGATCCTCGAGGCCGTCGTCCAGTCCAGCCGTCCGCTGCTGATCATCGCCGAGGACGTCGAGGGCGAGGCTCTCGCCACGCTCGTGGTCAACAAGCTGCGTGGTGGCCTGAAGATCGCCGCCGTCAAGGCTCCGGGCTTCGGTGACCGCCGCAAGGCCATGCTCGAGGACATCGCCGTCCTGACCGGCGGCACGGTGATCTCCGAGGATCTCGGCATCAAGCTCGAGAACGTCACGCTCGACATGCTCGGCACCGCCGAGAAGGTCTCCATCACCAAGGAGAACACCACCATCGTCGACGGCGCTGGCGACAAGGCCGACATCGAGGGCCGCGTTGCGCAGATCAAGGCGCAGATCGAGGAGACCACCTCCGACTACGACCGCGAGAAGCTGCAGGAGCGTCTTGCCAAGCTCGCCGGCGGCGTCGCCGTGATCCGCGTCGGCGGTGCGACCGAGGTCGAGGTGAAGGAAAAGAAGGACCGCGTCGACGACGCCCTCAACGCGACCCGCGCGGCCGTCGAGGAAGGCATCGTCCCGGGTGGCGGTGTTGCCCTGCTGCGTGCCAAGAAGGCCGTCGAGGCGCTGACCTCCGACAATCCGGACATCATGGCCGGCATCAAGATCGTCCTGCGCGCTCTTGAGGCTCCGATCCGCCAGATCGCCACGAACGCTGGCGTCGAAGGTTCGATCGTGGTCGGCAAGATCCTGGAGAACAACGACGAGACGTTCGGCTTCAACGCCCAGACGGAGAAGTACGTCAACATGGTGGAGACCGGCATCATCGACCCGACCAAGGTCGTGCGCACGGCCCTCCAGGACGCGGCTTCGATCGCCGGCCTGCTGATCACCACCGAGGCGATGGTCGCCGAGCTTCCGAAGAAGGACGCTCCGGCTCCGGCCATGCCGGGTGGCGGCATGGGCGGCATGGACTTCTAA